In a single window of the Flavobacterium sp. W4I14 genome:
- a CDS encoding hypothetical protein (product_source=Hypo-rule applied; superfamily=53474), giving the protein MDRIILICFAFLLLCQNIYAAEWQWSVPVKSSISSETGEQPTAFLWIPSDCKQVRGVIIGQHNMLEEGILEHSAFRKNLSALGLAEIWITPSVDMVFNLSSSAVFFATMKNLAEISGYSELAFAPVIPIGHSAAASYPWNFAAYNPNRTIAVLSIHGDAPLTNMTGSGKPNPDWGERNLNGIPGLFVMGEDEWLEGRIAPAMKYRTDNPDAPIAFLCDAGHGHFDYSEELVDYLNLFISKVVKARLPKNTPLNTFPILSVADPKKGWLVDRWRRDSLPNALSAPYNDYIGNKAEAGWAFDGQMAKLTERQYKAARAKIKRSIGFIQHGKLLPPAGFAGFRPVFEPLEDGITFHVSAINIDTTTHANDVLYRPEEKIVISRICGPVRKINDSTFRISFYRMGFNNTKRSNDIWLMASQKGNTKYRSSVQRANMKIPFSNLKGTSQKIIFPEIPNQKKSVKSLKLIGYSDSGLPLQYFVKEGPAEIVDGILYFTTIPPKSRLPIKVTLVAWQYGYNTLARQIQSAVPVQRTFSITN; this is encoded by the coding sequence CCGGTAAAGAGCAGTATTTCTTCCGAGACAGGAGAACAGCCGACAGCATTTTTATGGATCCCGTCTGATTGTAAACAGGTGAGGGGAGTAATTATAGGACAGCACAATATGCTCGAAGAAGGAATATTGGAACACAGTGCTTTTAGAAAAAACCTTTCTGCGCTCGGCCTTGCTGAAATCTGGATTACGCCTTCAGTGGATATGGTCTTTAATCTTAGCTCCTCGGCGGTTTTTTTCGCAACGATGAAAAACCTGGCAGAAATATCGGGTTACAGTGAGCTGGCATTTGCGCCGGTTATACCTATCGGACACTCTGCTGCAGCAAGCTATCCCTGGAATTTTGCAGCTTATAATCCCAATCGGACAATTGCCGTGTTATCCATACATGGAGATGCACCATTAACCAATATGACTGGCAGTGGTAAGCCCAATCCAGATTGGGGGGAAAGGAACCTAAACGGCATCCCAGGACTTTTTGTAATGGGCGAAGATGAATGGCTTGAGGGGCGGATTGCCCCGGCAATGAAATACAGAACAGATAATCCTGATGCTCCCATTGCGTTTCTCTGTGATGCTGGTCATGGTCACTTTGACTATTCAGAAGAACTGGTTGACTACCTTAATCTGTTTATCTCTAAAGTTGTAAAAGCCCGGCTCCCAAAAAACACACCTTTAAATACCTTCCCGATACTTTCTGTTGCAGACCCCAAAAAAGGATGGCTGGTCGATAGGTGGAGAAGAGATAGCTTGCCAAATGCCCTTTCTGCTCCCTACAATGATTATATAGGAAACAAAGCGGAGGCCGGATGGGCATTTGATGGGCAGATGGCAAAGTTAACCGAGCGTCAGTATAAAGCTGCGCGGGCTAAAATAAAGCGGTCAATTGGATTCATTCAGCATGGTAAACTTTTACCCCCTGCAGGATTTGCTGGCTTCAGACCTGTTTTTGAACCCTTAGAAGATGGGATCACCTTTCATGTTTCTGCAATAAATATAGATACCACCACTCATGCAAATGATGTGCTTTACCGTCCTGAAGAGAAAATTGTGATCTCCAGGATCTGCGGCCCGGTCAGGAAAATCAATGACTCCACATTTAGGATATCCTTTTACCGAATGGGATTCAATAACACCAAGCGGAGCAATGATATTTGGCTAATGGCCAGTCAGAAAGGAAACACTAAATACCGCTCATCGGTACAGCGGGCCAATATGAAGATTCCCTTTTCTAATCTGAAAGGGACTTCACAGAAAATTATTTTTCCGGAAATTCCCAACCAGAAAAAATCTGTAAAATCACTGAAACTAATTGGCTATTCTGATTCCGGACTACCCTTACAGTATTTCGTAAAGGAAGGGCCTGCAGAAATCGTAGACGGCATACTTTATTTTACAACGATCCCGCCGAAGAGCAGGTTGCCGATAAAGGTTACCCTGGTGGCATGGCAATATGGGTATAATACTCTGGCGCGCCAGATCCAATCGGCTGTTCCCGTGCAAAGAACATTTTCGATAACCAATTGA
- a CDS encoding LacI family transcriptional regulator (product_source=KO:K02529; cath_funfam=1.10.260.40,3.40.50.2300; cog=COG1609; ko=KO:K02529; pfam=PF00356,PF00532; smart=SM00354; superfamily=47413,53822), producing the protein MVKKISIGDIATALNISKSTISFIINGKAKEKRISSALTEKVLQYIDENGYKPSRLAQSLSTGKTMIIGLMVEKISDYFFAQMAYHIEEIAYQNGYKIFYCSTDNDPDKTRELIQLFRDRNVDGYIITPPAGMEKEIQSLMDEGSPVVLFDRYYPDIESSYVILDNFKASYNASKYLADNAFAHIAFITLDSDQSQMEDRKQGYAKAMAEHGLEVIIEKIPYGNDPAQTVKQLVRFLRQNKRVDAVYFATNYLAFSGVKAINQLGYKIPGTMAIIAFDDHQVFDFYEPTLTVVAQPISELARQSIRVLLSLLNKPLEERAVQKVIVPAHFIVRNSTVRLL; encoded by the coding sequence ATGGTAAAAAAGATCTCTATTGGCGATATAGCTACTGCCCTGAATATTTCAAAGTCAACGATTTCCTTCATTATCAATGGCAAAGCCAAAGAGAAACGCATAAGTTCGGCTTTAACGGAAAAAGTACTACAGTACATTGATGAAAACGGATATAAACCAAGCCGCCTGGCCCAGAGCCTGAGTACCGGTAAAACAATGATTATTGGCCTGATGGTAGAAAAGATCTCCGATTATTTTTTTGCCCAGATGGCCTATCATATTGAGGAAATTGCCTATCAGAACGGATATAAAATATTCTACTGTAGTACCGACAATGATCCGGATAAGACCAGGGAACTTATCCAGCTTTTCAGAGACCGCAATGTAGATGGTTACATCATAACTCCTCCGGCCGGGATGGAAAAAGAAATACAGTCCCTTATGGATGAGGGATCTCCGGTTGTATTGTTCGATAGGTATTATCCGGATATTGAATCAAGCTATGTGATTCTTGATAATTTCAAAGCCAGTTATAATGCTTCGAAATATCTGGCAGACAATGCTTTTGCCCATATTGCATTCATTACACTGGATAGTGACCAGAGCCAGATGGAAGATAGGAAGCAGGGTTACGCTAAAGCAATGGCTGAACACGGTCTGGAAGTTATTATAGAAAAAATACCTTATGGAAATGATCCTGCCCAAACGGTTAAGCAACTTGTTCGGTTTCTCAGGCAGAACAAAAGAGTCGACGCTGTTTATTTCGCTACCAATTACCTGGCTTTTAGTGGCGTGAAGGCGATTAACCAGCTTGGATATAAGATCCCAGGTACAATGGCTATTATCGCATTTGATGACCATCAGGTTTTTGATTTTTATGAACCTACCTTAACTGTAGTTGCTCAGCCTATATCTGAACTCGCACGGCAGTCGATCAGGGTACTGCTCAGCTTGCTCAACAAACCATTGGAAGAGAGGGCCGTCCAAAAAGTGATCGTTCCGGCACATTTCATTGTCAGGAATTCAACTGTTAGACTGTTATAA
- a CDS encoding hypothetical protein (product_source=Hypo-rule applied; cleavage_site_network=SignalP-noTM; pfam=PF10566,PF14508,PF14509; superfamily=51445), translating into MKSLFLALSLIFSSVGYAQQILSPNKKIKVVVEMQQAGQGGSGQVHFKVLYKKGSSFIEVLPSSPLGISREDQQFVSNLRLTGEGKAVAVHDKYEMLTGKRKFCENFGTEKTFSYKNPSDKPLDITFKVYNDGVAFRYSFPNSKDSSFSIIDETTAYVVPTGSKRWIQPYNQAYEDFFPYSTTGTNEKNNSDWGYPALYKVNSQPLWVLISEAGISKENCAALLNNKENKNVYKVTYPSAKKKLRGGAVSSLPWKSQWHVMIIGELADLVQSTLITDVSEPAAFKDVKWIEPGSAAWVYWAYNHGSKDYKKVIEYIDLAVKMHWPYVLIDWEWDVMSNGGKMEDALSYAKSKGIKALLWYNSGTDWLGATPVDRLLTKEKREKEFSWLRSIGVSGIKVDFFAGDQQDMMKYYIDILEDAAKYHLLVNFHGATVPRGWARTYPNLMTIEAVYGAEWYNNNSILTDKAAAHNTTLPFTRNIIGSMDYTPVTFSDSQHAHKTSFAHELALAVVFESGLQHFADRPSAYYNLSAGPQNFLKGFPTTWDETKLIQGYPGEMIVIARRKGKLWYVAGLNGKDTPQTLDLNLKFLGNSDCSLQLFKDGADTKSITSETKSIKKSGILHIQCLPRGGFAGVVRSL; encoded by the coding sequence ATGAAAAGTCTTTTTTTAGCACTGAGCCTTATTTTCAGTTCAGTTGGGTATGCCCAACAAATTCTATCGCCCAATAAAAAAATTAAAGTAGTTGTAGAAATGCAACAAGCTGGTCAAGGAGGTTCAGGCCAGGTACATTTTAAAGTGCTTTATAAAAAAGGAAGTTCCTTTATTGAAGTGCTGCCCAGCTCACCGCTAGGCATTTCAAGGGAAGATCAGCAGTTCGTATCGAATCTCAGGCTTACTGGGGAAGGTAAAGCTGTTGCTGTTCATGACAAATATGAAATGCTGACTGGAAAGCGAAAATTCTGCGAGAATTTTGGTACTGAAAAAACATTCAGTTATAAGAATCCATCCGATAAACCCTTGGATATCACTTTTAAAGTTTATAACGACGGGGTTGCGTTCAGGTATAGCTTTCCCAATAGCAAGGACTCTAGTTTTTCTATTATAGATGAAACTACAGCCTATGTAGTTCCTACAGGCAGTAAAAGATGGATACAACCCTATAACCAGGCTTATGAGGATTTTTTTCCTTATTCTACCACAGGAACTAACGAAAAAAATAATAGCGATTGGGGCTATCCTGCATTATATAAAGTTAATAGTCAGCCATTGTGGGTGTTAATTTCTGAAGCAGGCATCAGCAAAGAAAATTGCGCAGCCCTGCTTAACAATAAAGAAAACAAAAACGTATATAAGGTAACCTACCCTTCAGCCAAAAAAAAGCTGCGGGGCGGAGCTGTTTCCAGTCTTCCCTGGAAATCGCAGTGGCATGTGATGATCATCGGAGAGTTGGCCGATCTGGTACAGAGTACATTGATTACCGACGTGAGTGAGCCTGCTGCCTTTAAAGACGTCAAATGGATTGAACCAGGAAGCGCAGCCTGGGTATATTGGGCATATAATCATGGATCAAAAGACTATAAGAAAGTGATTGAATACATCGACCTTGCCGTAAAAATGCACTGGCCATATGTATTGATCGATTGGGAATGGGATGTAATGTCAAATGGAGGAAAGATGGAAGATGCCTTGAGCTACGCAAAGAGCAAAGGCATCAAGGCGCTGTTATGGTACAATTCAGGTACAGATTGGCTTGGCGCGACTCCGGTAGACAGGTTGCTGACAAAAGAGAAAAGAGAAAAAGAATTTTCATGGTTGAGAAGCATTGGGGTTTCAGGTATTAAGGTCGATTTTTTTGCAGGAGACCAGCAGGATATGATGAAATATTACATTGATATTCTGGAAGATGCTGCAAAATACCATTTACTGGTTAACTTTCATGGCGCTACCGTACCCCGCGGCTGGGCCCGTACTTACCCGAACTTAATGACTATCGAAGCAGTTTACGGGGCAGAATGGTATAACAATAACTCAATTTTAACGGACAAGGCTGCTGCGCATAATACCACGCTTCCATTTACCCGTAATATAATCGGTTCTATGGACTACACGCCGGTAACGTTTTCAGATTCGCAGCATGCGCACAAAACATCTTTTGCGCACGAACTGGCATTGGCAGTGGTATTTGAGTCTGGTTTACAGCATTTTGCGGACAGGCCATCTGCATATTATAATCTATCGGCAGGACCACAGAATTTTCTAAAAGGCTTTCCTACAACCTGGGATGAAACCAAACTGATCCAGGGTTATCCTGGTGAAATGATTGTTATTGCAAGAAGAAAGGGGAAGCTCTGGTATGTAGCCGGACTTAACGGAAAAGATACGCCGCAAACACTCGATCTAAATTTGAAATTCTTGGGCAATTCAGATTGTTCTCTCCAGTTATTTAAAGATGGGGCAGATACGAAATCTATTACCAGCGAAACCAAAAGTATCAAAAAATCGGGTATATTGCATATCCAATGCTTGCCTAGAGGCGGCTTTGCAGGAGTAGTCAGGAGCTTGTAG
- a CDS encoding uncharacterized protein YndB with AHSA1/START domain (product_source=COG3832; cog=COG3832; pfam=PF08327; superfamily=55961), with product MDILQKTVFINAPIHAVWDSLTVPEFIQEWTYDSPIEIQTDWKVGSTIITKGNLHGIQFINSGTILELDPGIKLCYSFLSSLSNLPDTKESYCILEFNLIHEDKQTRLELTIRNFPDEVIRKHLELYWGPTAELIKQQTENRQI from the coding sequence ATGGACATACTGCAAAAAACCGTGTTTATCAATGCCCCAATACATGCCGTGTGGGATAGCCTTACTGTTCCAGAATTTATTCAGGAATGGACATATGATAGCCCTATTGAAATACAGACGGATTGGAAGGTCGGCAGCACAATAATCACAAAAGGGAATCTGCACGGGATCCAGTTCATCAATTCAGGAACAATCCTGGAACTGGATCCCGGCATCAAACTCTGCTATAGTTTTTTAAGTTCTCTCTCCAATTTACCCGATACCAAAGAAAGCTATTGTATATTGGAATTTAATTTGATACATGAAGATAAACAGACCAGGCTTGAGCTTACCATTCGCAATTTTCCTGACGAGGTGATCCGTAAGCACCTGGAGCTGTATTGGGGGCCAACAGCTGAGCTCATCAAGCAACAAACAGAAAACCGTCAAATATAA
- a CDS encoding two-component system alkaline phosphatase synthesis response regulator PhoP (product_source=KO:K07658; cath_funfam=3.40.50.2300; cog=COG0745; ko=KO:K07658; pfam=PF00072; smart=SM00448; superfamily=52172), producing the protein MKDKKILVCDDDQGILEMLELLLEEDGYQVVLEPNSVNALRTIERESPDIVLLDIWMPMISGDQILRSLRDNPKVSSTPVLMYSASTDGKNIAESCGADSYISKPFDLAVMLEEIERLLQK; encoded by the coding sequence ATGAAAGATAAAAAGATTTTGGTTTGTGATGATGATCAGGGCATATTGGAAATGCTAGAACTGTTGCTGGAGGAAGATGGCTACCAGGTGGTGCTTGAGCCGAACAGCGTGAATGCGCTTAGAACCATTGAGCGGGAATCTCCGGATATTGTTCTTCTGGATATCTGGATGCCTATGATATCAGGAGATCAGATCCTGAGGTCGTTAAGAGATAACCCTAAGGTCTCTTCCACTCCTGTATTGATGTACTCTGCGAGTACCGATGGCAAAAATATCGCTGAAAGCTGTGGAGCAGACAGTTATATTTCCAAACCTTTTGATCTCGCTGTGATGTTGGAGGAAATTGAGCGGTTGCTTCAGAAATGA
- a CDS encoding PAS domain S-box-containing protein (product_source=TIGR00229; cath_funfam=1.10.287.130,3.30.450.20,3.30.565.10; cog=COG0642; pfam=PF00512,PF02518,PF13188,PF13426; smart=SM00086,SM00091,SM00387,SM00388; superfamily=55785,55874; tigrfam=TIGR00229) translates to MGKENHINKKKINTPLDLDVLYKVLDASVTGIVITDNLLPDNPIIYCNPAFEEISGYIRSEIIGHNCRFLQGKDRNQPERKTISTALASGDSCRVEIRNYTKKGKLFYNELYISPVKDENGQITHFIGIQNDVSSRRRTQQELELVQEETERKVEERTRMYRESQEYLSSIVETIRESLVVMDKDYKVLSANNHFLNTFKVSINETKGKLLYDLGNGQWNIPELKKMMEEILPTNNPVLDYEVEHDFPHIGKKLMLLNAHRIELEGRYKDWILLAIEDITDQRALQQRKDDFLSIASHELKTPLTTIVGYMQLMNRMMPENASDKFKGVVEKTGKYIQRLNQLLSELLDVSRIQTGNITLHREEFDFDKMVAETIESIRAATPSRNISLTGKIGRNFNGDESHLIQVVSNLLSNAIKYSADNTKIEVRVSSISDFIKVSVEDKGMGISEDELNKVFDRFYRVGEVQKHYPGMGIGLYLCQQIITNHGGTIWAESQKNAGSTFSFTLPMYN, encoded by the coding sequence TTGGGTAAGGAAAATCATATCAATAAGAAAAAAATAAATACGCCATTGGATCTTGACGTACTTTATAAGGTTTTAGACGCATCTGTTACCGGAATTGTTATCACCGATAATCTGCTACCAGATAATCCGATAATCTACTGCAACCCTGCCTTCGAAGAAATTTCAGGGTATATAAGAAGTGAAATTATTGGCCATAACTGCAGGTTCCTGCAGGGTAAGGACCGTAACCAGCCTGAACGTAAAACAATTTCTACGGCACTCGCCTCCGGGGACAGCTGCAGGGTCGAGATCAGAAACTATACTAAAAAGGGGAAGTTGTTTTATAATGAACTGTATATCTCCCCGGTTAAGGACGAAAATGGTCAGATCACGCATTTTATTGGGATACAGAACGACGTATCTTCAAGGAGAAGGACTCAGCAGGAGCTCGAACTTGTGCAAGAGGAGACCGAACGCAAAGTTGAAGAAAGAACCAGAATGTACCGTGAGAGCCAGGAATACTTGAGCAGCATTGTGGAAACCATTCGGGAAAGCCTTGTTGTAATGGATAAGGATTATAAGGTTTTAAGCGCCAACAATCATTTTCTCAATACTTTTAAGGTTTCTATAAATGAAACAAAGGGTAAATTGCTTTACGATCTTGGTAATGGCCAATGGAATATCCCGGAGCTAAAGAAAATGATGGAAGAAATCCTTCCTACAAACAATCCGGTATTGGACTATGAAGTAGAACACGATTTCCCTCACATCGGCAAAAAACTAATGTTGCTCAATGCCCACCGCATTGAGCTCGAAGGCAGATATAAGGACTGGATATTGCTCGCTATAGAGGATATTACCGATCAGCGTGCCTTACAGCAGCGTAAGGACGATTTTCTTTCTATTGCGAGCCACGAGCTTAAAACACCATTAACTACGATTGTTGGTTATATGCAGCTTATGAACAGGATGATGCCTGAGAATGCAAGTGATAAGTTCAAAGGAGTTGTAGAGAAAACCGGAAAATACATCCAGCGCCTTAACCAGTTGTTGTCCGAACTTTTAGATGTATCCAGGATCCAGACCGGCAATATCACCCTGCACCGGGAAGAATTTGACTTTGATAAAATGGTGGCTGAAACTATCGAAAGCATCAGGGCGGCAACCCCATCTAGAAACATATCCCTTACGGGAAAAATCGGAAGAAATTTCAATGGGGATGAATCCCATCTAATCCAGGTTGTTTCCAACTTATTGAGCAATGCGATCAAATACTCAGCTGATAACACCAAAATCGAAGTCCGGGTTTCTTCCATCAGCGATTTCATTAAGGTTTCTGTGGAAGACAAGGGAATGGGCATTAGCGAGGATGAGCTGAATAAGGTTTTTGACCGTTTTTACCGTGTAGGTGAAGTGCAGAAACACTATCCTGGAATGGGAATTGGGCTTTATCTATGCCAGCAGATCATTACCAACCACGGTGGTACCATATGGGCCGAAAGCCAAAAAAATGCCGGATCTACATTCAGCTTTACTTTACCAATGTATAACTAG
- a CDS encoding alpha-N-acetylglucosaminidase (product_source=KO:K01205; cleavage_site_network=SignalP-noTM; ko=KO:K01205; pfam=PF05089,PF12971,PF12972; superfamily=47616,51445) gives MKYKIYFLAAFLVMASAKTRAQTYLSSSAELIKRVLPKQHQFFLIQSIVSENGMDVFEIESKKNTIILRGSSGVAIASAFYYYLTEYAHCQITWNGVNLKLPKNLPVVKNKVRKSTPYEYRYYLNYCTFNYSMSWWDWARWEKEIDWMALHGINMPLAITGEEYTWYLLYKEMGFSDNDLKDFFTGPAYFSWFWMGNIDGWGGPLPIDWMKSHFELQKKILARQRSLGMKPVLPAFTGHVPAAFKKKFPNAKLKATNWTNGFADTYILDSEDPMFAAIGKKFLQKQTALLGTDHLYSADTFNENEPPSSKPDFLGKLSARIYDGMSQADPKAIWVMQGWLFYSDRKFWKEPQTEALLKAVPNDKMILLDLATEIEPVWKRTSGFYGKPWIWNMLHNFGGNTNLFGRMDVIATAPAQALNDPQSGKMKGIGLTMEGIEQNPVLYELMMANVWQSKPIDLKTWLPNFVFNRYGKNNLNAQKAWEILRKTVYNVPQDKYIRDGAESIIQARPTLDSLTRWAKTTLNYQERDLLPAWDELIKAAPTCNSSDGFQYDIVDVTRQAMANYALPLQRNFVTAYKKKDMVTFKAESQKFLQLIDDMDKLLATRKDFMLGPWVEQARTWGNNPAEKALYEMNAKDLITLWGDEKSPLNEYACRQWSGLFNDFYKPRWTLFFRYASKAIDNQKEIDIKQFNREVSAWEWSWVNQRKDYPLKTVGSSVSIAIEMHKKYRSIIEKAHQYH, from the coding sequence ATGAAATATAAAATATACTTTCTTGCTGCATTTTTAGTAATGGCATCTGCTAAAACAAGGGCACAAACTTATCTATCTTCATCAGCTGAACTGATTAAAAGGGTGCTGCCCAAACAGCATCAGTTTTTTTTAATACAAAGCATCGTTTCTGAAAACGGCATGGATGTCTTTGAAATCGAAAGCAAAAAAAACACCATCATTTTAAGGGGGAGCAGCGGCGTAGCTATTGCTTCGGCTTTTTATTATTATTTAACGGAATACGCCCATTGCCAGATAACCTGGAACGGCGTTAATCTTAAATTGCCCAAAAACCTACCGGTGGTTAAAAATAAAGTAAGGAAATCAACACCTTACGAGTACCGCTATTACCTTAACTACTGCACTTTTAATTACAGCATGAGCTGGTGGGACTGGGCAAGATGGGAAAAAGAAATAGACTGGATGGCACTTCATGGCATTAATATGCCTTTAGCTATTACCGGAGAAGAATATACCTGGTATCTTTTGTATAAAGAAATGGGCTTTAGTGATAACGATCTGAAGGATTTCTTTACGGGACCAGCTTATTTTTCGTGGTTCTGGATGGGAAATATAGACGGTTGGGGCGGTCCCCTGCCAATAGATTGGATGAAAAGTCACTTCGAACTGCAAAAGAAAATTTTGGCCAGACAGCGTTCTCTTGGTATGAAACCGGTTCTGCCTGCATTTACAGGGCATGTACCAGCCGCATTTAAAAAGAAATTTCCAAATGCGAAACTTAAGGCTACCAACTGGACCAATGGTTTCGCAGACACTTATATCCTAGATTCGGAAGATCCTATGTTCGCAGCTATCGGAAAAAAGTTTTTACAGAAACAGACCGCGTTGCTGGGTACCGATCACCTCTACTCTGCCGATACCTTTAACGAAAATGAACCACCATCATCAAAACCCGATTTTCTAGGTAAACTGAGTGCAAGGATTTATGACGGGATGTCACAGGCAGATCCTAAGGCTATCTGGGTGATGCAGGGCTGGCTATTTTATAGTGATAGAAAATTCTGGAAAGAGCCCCAAACAGAAGCCCTTTTAAAAGCCGTACCCAACGATAAGATGATCCTGTTAGACCTGGCCACAGAAATAGAACCCGTATGGAAACGCACTTCGGGTTTTTATGGAAAACCCTGGATCTGGAATATGCTGCATAATTTTGGCGGAAATACCAATCTTTTTGGACGGATGGACGTAATTGCCACCGCTCCTGCACAAGCCTTGAACGATCCGCAAAGTGGCAAGATGAAAGGTATTGGCCTCACAATGGAAGGTATTGAACAAAACCCGGTATTGTACGAGTTGATGATGGCGAATGTTTGGCAATCGAAACCGATAGATCTAAAAACATGGCTGCCTAATTTTGTTTTTAACAGATACGGAAAAAACAATCTCAATGCGCAAAAGGCATGGGAAATTTTAAGAAAAACAGTATATAATGTACCCCAAGATAAATACATCAGAGATGGTGCAGAATCTATTATTCAGGCACGCCCTACACTTGATTCACTGACCCGTTGGGCCAAAACGACCTTAAATTATCAGGAGCGGGATCTGTTACCAGCCTGGGATGAGCTTATAAAAGCCGCGCCTACCTGCAATAGTAGTGATGGTTTTCAGTACGACATAGTGGACGTAACCAGACAGGCGATGGCAAATTATGCCTTGCCCCTACAGCGAAATTTTGTAACCGCCTACAAGAAAAAGGATATGGTTACTTTTAAGGCAGAAAGCCAAAAATTTCTTCAGCTCATTGACGATATGGATAAACTATTAGCTACCCGAAAAGATTTTATGCTTGGTCCGTGGGTTGAGCAGGCAAGAACATGGGGAAACAATCCAGCTGAAAAAGCACTTTACGAAATGAATGCGAAAGATTTGATTACGCTATGGGGTGATGAAAAAAGTCCGTTAAACGAATATGCCTGCAGACAATGGAGTGGTTTGTTCAATGATTTTTACAAACCAAGATGGACACTTTTTTTCAGATATGCATCGAAGGCCATCGACAATCAAAAAGAAATCGATATCAAACAGTTTAACAGGGAGGTAAGTGCCTGGGAATGGAGCTGGGTAAACCAAAGGAAAGATTATCCTCTGAAAACAGTTGGCAGTTCAGTGAGTATAGCCATTGAGATGCACAAAAAATACAGAAGCATAATTGAGAAAGCGCATCAGTATCACTAA
- a CDS encoding hypothetical protein (product_source=Hypo-rule applied; transmembrane_helix_parts=Outside_1_14,TMhelix_15_37,Inside_38_44) produces the protein MVKIHFMEPDITRPIIYYLYIEPLIIVDTRIAKVMVILQNKTNR, from the coding sequence ATGGTTAAAATACATTTTATGGAGCCAGACATTACCCGCCCCATTATTTATTATCTGTATATTGAACCGCTAATAATTGTTGATACCAGGATAGCAAAAGTCATGGTTATCCTTCAAAATAAAACAAACAGATGA